From a region of the Arachis ipaensis cultivar K30076 chromosome B09, Araip1.1, whole genome shotgun sequence genome:
- the LOC107618690 gene encoding uncharacterized protein LOC107618690: MPSNKRLKVTASTTEKSSLAVPPLRSSAQPIPPSCSDLCPVLPARKDPHSSLPTPGDARSLPLVFESGVHHPLGSSSVPCHQLINSDDDAESFDEHVGITSCSSRKNNDYWKVNVIDQHNVIEEAKLKVDDVLPLPAGRKVILTCNEHLQPIGDAGGLLSGFLGILGSDYKKFPIYFLSWRKVPRKDDVYNDIIKRKFHFVDVENKIKRYMLKNLGKVWKDTRHRLFHQFYDGTLSIEENIARRPSRIDENHWRWFIDYRLSKKTREICKKNAENRKKQLFTHTGGSKSIARRKDEEERQCGRRISRGEMWTIVHKRKDGSYIHSEAQVIGEKITSIERDDASSKALSQNDSLFQALGKEHLGRVRGVGSGPCPTQLFGQSTHQLGGMSLNSSVNHDIQIEMNEIKSQLEASRLQVQNLEMEMKQEKLRRQALEKAVKFLIELHGSNLPPEIAAVMNAFDSDKVNGPVSPGARPSSSASHDAQNHESDND; this comes from the exons ATGCCTAGTAATAAACGTTTGAAAGTTACAGCATCCACTACAGAGAAATCAAGCTTAGCTGTGCCACCATTGCGTAGCAGTGCCCAGCCTATTCCACCATCCTGCAGTGATCTTTGTCCAGTACTTCCAGCCCGGAAGGATCCCCATTCATCACTGCCAACTCCTGGTGATGCTCGTTCATTACCACTAGTCTTTGAAAGTGGTGTTCATCATCCGCTTGGATCTAGTTCTGTTCCGTGTCATCAGTTGATTAATTCAGATGATGATGCTGAATCATTTGATGAACATGTGGGCATCACAAGTTGCAGCAGTCGTAAGAATAATGACTATTGGAAGGTTAATGTTATTG ATCAACATAATGTAATAGAAGAAGCTAAACTAAAGGTTGATGATGTTTTGCCACTCCCTGCGGGTAGAAAGGTGATACTTACATGCAATGAGCACTTGCAACCAATTGGTGATGCGGGTGGCCTCTTAAGCGGCTTTTTAGGAATTTTGGGAAGTGACTATAAGAAATTTCCTATATATTTTTTGTCTTGGCGTAAGGTCCCCAGAAAAGATGATGTGTACAATGACATTATAAAG AGGAAGTTTCATTTTGTGGATGTGGAGAACAAGATAAAACGATATATGCTGAAGAATCTAGGAAAGGTGTGGAAGGATACAAGGCATAGGCTATTTCACCAATTTTACGATGGTACTTTGAGCATTGAAGAAAACATTGCAAGGCGTCCTTCTAGAATTGATGAAAATCATTGGAGATGGTTCATTGACTATCGCTTGTCAAAGAAAACACGG GAGATATGCAAGAAAAATGCTGAAAATAGGAAAAAACAATTATTCACCCATACTGGTGGTTCAAAAAGCATAGCAAGGAGGAAAGATGAAGAG GAACGACAATGTGGGAGGCGCATTAGTAGAGGAGAGATGTGGACTATAGTGCACAAGAGAAAGGATGGCTCTTATATCCATAGCGAAGCTCAGGTTATTGGT GAAAAAATTACAAGTATTGAGCGTGATGACGCCTCCTCCAAAGCATTATCCCAAAATGATTCACTTTTTCAAGCTCTTGGAAAGGAGCACTTGGGTCGTGTTCGAGGTGTAGGTTCTGGGCCATGTCCTACTCAACTATTTGGTCAAAGTACACATCAATTGGGTGGAATGTCTTTAAATTCATCAGTTAATCATGACATTCAAATAGAGATGAATGAAATAAAGTCTCAATTAGAGGCTTCAAGATTACAGGTTCAAAATCTTGAGATGGAAATGAAACAGGAGAAGTTGAGGCGGCAAGCATTGGAAAAGGCTGTGAAATTTCTTATTGAACTACACGGAAGCAATTTGCCACCTGAGATTGCTGCTGTGATGAATGCATTT GATTCAGATAAGGTGAATGGACCAGTTTCACCTGGTGCAAGGCCGTCTTCCTCAGCTAGCCACGATGCTCAAAACCATGAATCTGACAATGATTGA